In Vespa velutina chromosome 1, iVesVel2.1, whole genome shotgun sequence, the following proteins share a genomic window:
- the LOC124954736 gene encoding uncharacterized protein LOC124954736 isoform X9, which translates to MLVPPVAQGGTGDRPVGDAGGRAQQSSGPAGTATLWPLAPAQPNQVPNQQSQGIPPLAATPAPAHNQGVSRYGLYSLFPGGGGGSYVAATPATPGPPTPARAYHATTHKERTVSESVFSAAVGVGVGGYTWGAPTPPPGSPYSPVPVTQLELLAKNLASLAPPGQQALSLQGVGVNVGSLHHAQHTQHTQHTLNLAGLHHLHHEGLHQNTFSPQLSLVTGNAPTLTINSFSPNSTGNVVPTTGVLLQEYQSPTGSTATGCSIAVNGSSCPTSSTSSAMVVQGGNQVVQTAAKKREAFLSSQGQPVKLENKSTRQPCVCRNSNGKTKVVHSDAGCSRTLPVASSWNGQDANNGVNSNTNNNSLVKREPLASVPCQVAEVSTSLHATTTSVKIEPVPPKSENGIVVSNANAGGIPVGIAMARQRSQHQETSASMRNVSLSHHTSHHASYHHFQPDNLVPSLVWALSSGSSSTAMTVGGATLVHCGGGGGEERPAHLAIPSGALAPSLNAALGSSLGPNLGPSLGSGLNSTLNSSLNSTLGSTATAAATTAWPPTLWQYPASAAAAAAAAAAAAAAMPMEPVGFPQMGVGVQGGLQLVRDPSSGHLLLIHAAEQMQQAVVWPNYPNHNGGNVAPPSLLLPPPPPSLQLLSDIGGARLVLTESKRKQQSTLPIVKIEADCGTSPTTIITSTESTKALQSVTSVTGTLVPDAPLVTTLHYYPHAPALVQISQTEPTHCRSQQRNAFISKATSPVSCLTPPPEVTTIHAIEPPQMTPMVGVQDASNQTEAPEAEQEQDMPMETQVKQEQNLSPCQLQCASTATNLTTTTTTTTTNLTNLTNFEIVAATPEKMCNVVRITTTTTTVNPTVCGIVGKVDKAENTIINMADCPKYSITRECRSVTSIDRTIERVVSRQDDLEQDEEEDSRHDRSTINDDDDCYDNGRSPICRDARTGPRIIEITEENCDSFHENLEFFGTRRDRSTDRLRDRRRSYAIDNTQEQHQNREEEKKIIVEEPMIDRIAEESRGTVIHQVIAKLSPETSCCESQRKEEMYPESKVIVDSTSNNGPQSMTTTTTTTTTSSQNIPDCESCGKNRDVRPQMVVQQNPEVKPQISVKSFDMPNIDCDDQELETVVIKQEADDGSFDEQNSKFENVSTIEKPKDSMKRHSVERSHPGIENVVEKLKKNAAAAMQESSCPLQKIDESKERNVDNSRSRRHSETMPRKLENGLKKHILRSCENEKLLNEKRENIERSEIEGSSEKDSSSLAYSREYLHNDNNNDSRSNNNNIKNINDKEYVIRKRLAVACESKVKDDVSEVNASPPKKSRLDRASNADDDTVFLSATIVDNQSTKLKLAISTKQKSNVDLSGLELLSNSIEQFEHLKPEAQNCSTPDLEKSPSRGKLISPQGESNNNNVDSPLGLLCALAEQRFMEEVGDKVPRKLNLESSEEISRAGRLLLNLGRTSLEKERKRLDKRKSTDGDDENYEKSKRLKADVVYETTDDGKNSSIRYYEKCGKSRRHGARFQEDMVFRVKEKPNRSIDLAEENGIDDEETSSLAERFVRERERVQKFDKENNDLDYDRKKETLERYDQQYDRFCGNDRCYRDVSKEDALTDSETENDKTVCSTTRLEEEVDVNTQKRQESIDERNRQVKLDAKANVGKKLHTEEDGDWPNMDAMELDMRVRLADIQRQYREKQKELSRLTPKKEDKRSPGRPRKKSHSSSSEHGTLSSPPILEPAVPCQKSPSHSPDGAPPPLTSAVLAMPRCNVNLVKLGEPRSHIKLLDSIPSIPIPVPPVASPITVLPTSKIQSEDDDKSTGRMEYDTSSPAPTVASSSSASKKRKVGRPRKLMCTSGNTRHFTETIVAKKPKSKSSLVGYLLSPKNRHLQTKYIAKSGYTPLPFKTGMLSLKASSKNHKSVKAKMKPAKQTPLHNKNVISSIIAEKAKLSHEVKLDKHSNKVRPKLKAEAKVKTWEDDESTVVENISSDTMSQEILEEKNVEQPEEEEREEEVEREMERNKHDKSKKKKQKSISSSPSRHKSSDRDKKESKRRKSSDCKDCKECAKVAKAERTESIINRCKLTSAHLAIDQLRVLTAMGGLFYAGRLSAVQAPDVYAITLDGERGNRPHIHSREEILRDAIVEVCPSSTKELPPGTRLCAYWSEQYRCLYPGTSVEPTEPDPELDEKFVSVEFDDGDSGRIALDDIRLLQPDYPVVEYDPNPLLSLGKRRRQTSVSIEDKRSSINTISGTTSNSLTSTVSSTTSSHISSFDGASIERHKTDDISAKALDDYRERKRLKKRRKDKLKRQHEAQEGKKKHKRHKGCEEHRKHKHRKHRKHKHKHSHHCNHSEGSHISSGESCCGQKSEDEPNKETPAKVEEEEEEEEDEEEEEEESEEMTVLEEEPEPVPEPIEVIVREEKIEKPKKSDKKGKVRERQESVESRSKMAAFLPARQLWGWAGRGYRRPGAKGRAKKQFFRAIQRGNETIQIGDSAVFLSTGRPDRPYIGRIESMWETSSSNMIVKVKWFYHPEETVGCPTNLKYPGALFESPHMDENDVQTISHKCEVLPLDEYTEKLGKEPHRYLTIYDNNDIYYLAGYYDPTTYLLSMQPGVV; encoded by the exons TTTCAGAGAGCGTATTCTCTGCTGCTGTTGGCGTTGGTGTTGGTGGATACACCTGGGGTGCTCCCACGCCACCCCCTGGATCACCCTACAGCCCTGTCCCTGTGACTCAGCTTGAACTACTCGCCAAGAATTTGGCGAGTTTGGCGCCTCCTGGTCAACAGGCGTTGAGCCTTCAGGGTGTCGGTGTTAATGTTGGCAGTCTTCATCATGCGCAGCATACTCAGCATACGCAGCACACCCTCAATCTTGCTGGACTTCATCATCTGCACCATG AAGGTCTACATCAGAACACTTTCTCGCCCCAACTCTCCCTGGTGACCGGTAACGCTCCGACATTGACGATCAATAGCTTTTCACCAAATTCGACGGGTAACGTCGTGCCGACGACGGGGGTGTTGCTCCAGGAGTATCAGTCACCGACAGGCTCGACAGCCACCGGTTGTTCCATCGCAGTGAACGGTTCCTCATGTCCAACGAGTTCGACGAGTAGCGCGATGGTCGTCCAGGGTGGCAACCAGGTTGTCCAGACTGCCGCGAAGAAACGAGAAGCCTTCCTCTCGAGTCAAGGTCAACCGGTGAAACTGGAGAACAAGTCGACGAGGCAGCCCTGCGTTTGCAGGAACAGCAACG GTAAAACGAAAGTGGTTCATTCGGATGCAGGCTGTAGCAGGACGTTGCCCGTCGCATCGTCCTGGAATGGACAGGATGCGAATAATGGCGTTAATTCTAATACGAACAATAATAGCCTCGTGAAGAGAGAACCTTTGGCCTCAGTGCCATGTCAGGTTGCAGAGGTTTCGACCTCTCTTCATGCCACCACTACCTCTGTTAAGATCGAGCCGGTTCCTCCGAAATCGGAAAATG GTATAGTGGTATCGAATGCGAACGCAGGTGGAATACCAGTTGGAATTGCAATGGCAAGACAGAGATCGCAACATCAGGAAACCTCGGCGTCCATGCGGAATGTCTCCCTCAGTCATCATACGTCGCATCATGCAAGTTATCATCACTTTCAACCTGACAATCTTG TCCCATCGCTAGTTTGGGCCCTGTCGTCAGGTTCATCGAGTACAGCCATGACGGTAGGCGGCGCTACTCTCGTCCACTGTGGCGGAGGTGGTGGGGAAGAACGTCCGGCCCACCTCGCCATTCCTTCGGGTGCTTTGGCGCCCTCGTTGAACGCGGCCCTCGGTTCGAGTCTCGGCCCGAATCTCGGCCCGAGTCTTGGCTCCGGCCTGAATTCCACCTTGAATTCCAGCTTGAATTCCACTCTCGGCAGTACCGCAACGGCCGCGGCCACTACCGCGTGGCCTCCCACGCTTTGGCAGTATCCGGCCTCGGCCGCGGCCGCTGCCGCCGCTGCTGCCGCCGCAGCTGCAG CGATGCCCATGGAACCCGTAGGGTTCCCACAGATGGGTGTCGGTGTGCAGGGAGGTTTGCAGTTGGTCAGAGATCCATCCAGCGGtcatcttcttttaattcacGCAGCCG AACAAATGCAGCAGGCTGTGGTCTGGCCGAATTATCCAAATCACAATGGCGGAAACGTAGCACCCCCGTCCCTTTTGTTACCGCCGCCACCACCGTCCCTTCAACTTTTAAGCGACATAGGCGGCGCTAGATTGGTCCTTAccgaaagcaaaagaaaacaacagaGCACTTTGCCAATCGTCAAGATCGAGGCGGATTGTGGTACGAGTCCGACAACCataataa CGTCGACGGAATCGACGAAGGCATTGCAGAGCGTGACATCGGTGACGGGCACTCTAGTGCCAGATGCACCGCTCGTAACGACTCTTCATTACTACCCACATGCACCGGCTTTGGTGCAGATTAGTCAAACGGAGCCCACGCATTGTAGGTCGCAG CAGCGAAATGCATTTATTTCGAAGGCAACCTCGCCGGTATCCTGTCTGACACCACCACCAGAAGTGACGACGATCCATGCGATCGAGCCACCGCAAATGACACCGATGGTCGGCGTTCAGGATGCTTCAAATCAAACGGAAGCGCCAGAAGCCGAACAGGAACAGGATATGCCAATGGAGACTCAGGTGAAACAGGAGCAAAATCTTAGCCCGTGTCAGCTTCAATGTGCTAGTACCGCGACGAATcttacgacgactacgactactacAACGACGAATTTGACGAATCTAACGAATTTCGAGATCGTCGCGGCGACTCCAGAAAAGATGTGCAATGTCGTCAggataacaacgacaacgaccaCGGTCAATCCTACCGTATGCGGTATAGTTGGCAAGGTCGATAAAGCAGAGAATACGATCATCAACATGGCTGATTGTCCAAAATATTCTATCACAAGGGAATGCAGAAGCGTCACGTCGATCGATAGAACGATCGAACGTGTCGTAAGTCGTCAAGATGATTTGGAGCAGGACGAGGAAGAAGATTCGAGGCACGATCGTTCGACGatcaacgatgacgacgattgCTACGATAATGGCAGATCACCGATATGCAGAGACGCAAGAACTGGTCCTAGAATCATCGAAATCACCGAGGAAAACTGTGACAGTTTCCATGAGAATTTGGAGTTCTTTGGTACGCGACGGGATCGTTCAACCGATCGTCTTCGAGATCGTCGACGAAGTTATGCGATCGATAACACGCAAGAGCAACATCAAAACCgtgaggaggaaaagaagatcaTTGTAGAGGAG CCGATGATCGATCGTATCGCCGAAGAATCGAGAGGTACAGTAATACATCAAGTTATCGCCAAACTATCACCGGAAACGTCTTGTTGCGAGTCacaaaggaaagaggaaatgtACCCGGAATCAAAGGTGATCGTCGATTCGACGTCGAATAACGGGCCGCAatcaatgacgacgacgacaacgacgacgactacgtcGTCTCAGAATATACCCGATTGCGAGAGCTGCGGGAAAAATCGCGATGTCCGTCCTCAAATGGTTGTTCAACAAAATCCAGAAGTGAAGCCGCAAATCAGTGTGAAATCTTTCGATATGCCTAACATCGATTGCGACGATCAAGAATTGGAAACTGTGGTTATCAAGCAGGAAGCCGACGATGGTTCCTTCGACGaacaaaattcaaaatttgaGAATGTATCGACAATAGAGAAGCCAAAGGATTCAATGAAGAGACATTCGGTTGAACGATCTCATCCAGGTATCGAGAACGTTGTcgagaaattgaagaaaaatgcgGCCGCCGCTATGCAAGAATCTTCCTGTCCATTACAAAAGATCGATGAATCTAAAGAACGTAACGTTGATAATTCGCGTTCTAGAAGACACTCGGAAACGATGCCGAGAAAGTTGGAGAACGGTTTGAAGAAGCATATATTGAGATCctgtgaaaatgaaaaattgttgaacGAGAAACGTGAGAATATCGAACGATCCGAGATCGAAGGATCTTCGGAGAAAGATTCTAGCAGTTTAGCTTATTCGAGAGAATATTTacataacgacaataataacgacagtaggagtaacaataacaatatcaagAATATAAACGACAAGGAATACGTCATCAGGAAAAGGTTAGCAGTTGCCTGCGAGTCGAAGGTCAAGGACGATGTATCTGAGGTAAATGCGAGTCCACCGAAAAAAAGTCGTTTAGATAGAGCATCGAATGCCGATGACGACACGGTTTTCTTATCGGCCACCATTGTCGACAATCAAAGCACGAAATTGAAATTGGCCATTTCGACGAAGCAAAAATCGAACGTCGATCTCAGCGGCTTAGAATTGCTCTCGAATAGTATCGAACAGTTCGAGCATTTGAAACCGGAGGCACAGAATTGTTCGACTCCGGATCTCGAGAAATCGCCTAGCAGAGGGAAACTGATCTCTCCTCAGGGTGagagcaataataataacgtcgaTAGTCCCCTCGGTTTGCTGTGTGCTCTGGCTGAGCAGAGATTCATGGAAGAGGTTGGAGACAAAGTGCCGAGAAAGCTCAATCTCGAGAGTTCAGAAGAAATATCGAGAGCCGGTAGGCTGTTGTTAAATCTTGGAAGGACGAGTttggagaaggaaagaaagagattggataaaagaaaaagtacggATGGAGACGATGAGAATTATGAGAAATCGAAGAGACTTAAAGCCGATGTTGTATACGAGACAACAGACGATGGAAAGAATTCATCGATACGTTATTACGAGAAATGTGGTAAAAGTAGAAGACACGGAGCTAGATTTCAAGAAGACATGGTATtcagagtgaaagagaaaccAAACAGAAGTATAGATCTCGCTGAGGAAAATGGTATCGACGATGAGGAAACTTCTTCGTTGGCGGAAAGATTTGTACGAGAACGTGAACGCGTTCAAAAGTtcgataaggaaaataacgatttggattatgatagaaagaaggaaacattGGAACGTTACGATCAACAGTACGATCGATTTTGCGGAAATGATAGATGTTATCGTGATGTATCAAAGGAAGATGCCTTGACAGATTCCGAAACGGAAAACGACAAGACAGTTTGTTCTACTACGAGATTAGAGGAGGAAGTAGATGTAAATACgcaaaaaagacaagaatccATAGATGAGAGAAATAGGCAAGTAAAATTGGATGCAAAAGCGAATGTTGGTAAAAAGTTACATACGGAGGAAGATGGGGATTGGCCAAATATGGATGCAATGGAGTTGGATATGAGAGTGAGATTGGCGGATATTCAAAGACAATAcagagaaaagcaaaaggaacTATCGAGGTTGACGCCAAAGAAGGAGGACAAGAGAAGTCCAGGTAGACCGAGAAAGAAGAGCCATTCATCGAg ttCCGAACACGGtactctctcttctcctcccaTTTTGGAACCAGCAGTCCCTTGTCAAAAGTCTCCGTCTCATTCTCCTGACGGAGCTCCACCGCCATTAACGTCAGCAGTCTTGGCCATGCCAAGATGTAACGTGAATCTTGTGAAACTCGGTGAACCTCGAAGTCACATTAAACTTTTGGATAGTATACCGAGTATACCTATACCAGTACCACCGGTTGCTTCGCCTATCACGGTTTTACCAACGAGCAAGATACAATCAGAGGACGACGACAAGAGTACTGGAAGG atgGAATACGATACATCTTCGCCAGCACCAACCGTAGCAAGTTCTAGTTCAGCATCAAAGAAACGTAAAGTTGGCCGCCCCAGAAAACTTATGTGCACGTCAGGGAATACAAGACACTTTACAGAAACTATTGTTGCGAAAAAACCAAAAAGCAAAAGTTCCCTCGTGGGTTATTTGTTGTCGCCGAAAAACAGGCATCTTCAAACCAAG TACATCGCCAAGTCGGGTTATACTCCCCTACCCTTTAAAACCGGAATGTTGTCCTTAAAAGCTTCCTCCAAGAATCACAAATCAGTCAAGGCGAAGATGAAACCCGCGAAACAAACTCCGCTgcataataaaaatgtcatcAGTTCGATTATCGCGGAGAAGGCTAAACTAAGTCACGAAGTTAAGTTGGATAAACACAGTAATAAGGTAAGACCAAAACTGAAAGCCGAGGCAAAGGTAAAAACCTGGGAGGACGACGAGAGTACTGtcgttgaaaatatatcgTCGGATACCATGAGCCAGGAAATTCTTGAG gaaaaaaatgttgaacaaccagaggaggaagagagggaggaggaagtcgagagagagatggaaaggaATAAGCACGataaatcgaagaagaagaaacaaaagtcTATCTCGTCGTCCCCGAGTCGACATAAATCGAGCGATCGCGATAAGAAGGAATCTAAACGTCGAAAATCGTCCGATTGTAAAGATTGTAAGGAATGTGCGAAGGTTGCTAAAGCGGAAAGAACAGAAAGCATTATTAATAGATGTAAGCTAACGTCGGCTCACTTGGCCATTGATCAGTTAAGAGTTCTGACGGCTATGGGTGGTCTCTTTTATGCCGGAAGACTTAGCGCTGTTCAAGCTCCAGATGTTTACGCTATTACTCTTGATGGCGAACGAGGGAATAGACCTCATATTCATTCAAGGGAAGAGATTTTACGGGACGCg atcgTAGAGGTATGTCCAAGTTCAACGAAAGAATTACCACCCGGTACGAGACTTTGTGCTTATTGGAGCGAGCAATACAGATGTCTTTATCCAGGAACATCGGTCGAACCTACCGAACCAGATCCCGAACTCGATGAGAAATTTGTCAGTGTTGAATTCGATGATGGCGATAGCGGTAGAATAGCTTTGGATGACATCAGATTACTTCAGCCTGATTATCCTGTTGTTG AATACGATCCAAATCCTCTTTTATCTTTGGGCAAACGTCGTCGACAGACCTCGGTTTCgatagaagataaaagatcGTCCATAAATACTATATCTGGTACAACATCGAATAGTTTAACATCTACGGTTTCTTCCACAACTTCCTCTCACATTTCCTCTTTCGATGGAGCCTCGATAGAACGGCACAAAACGGATGATATCAGTGCAAAGGCATTGGATGATTATCGTGAACGTAAGCGTttgaagaagaggagaaaggataAATTGAAGAGACAGCACGAGGctcaagaaggaaagaagaaacataagAGGCACAAGGGTTGCGAAGAGCATAGAAAGCACAAGCATAGGAAACATAGAAAGCATAAGCATAAACATAGCCATCATTGCAATCATAGCGAAGGAAGTCATATAAG TAGCGGGGAAAGTTGTTGTGGTCAAAAAAGTGAAGATGAACCAAATAAAGAGACTCCGGCAAAGgttgaagaggaagaggaagaggaagaagacgaggaagaggaagaagaggaaagtgAAGAAATGACTGTTTTGGAAGAAGAACCTGAACCAGTTCCCGAACCAATTGAAGTTATAGTAAGGgaggaaaagatagaaaagccgaaaaaatctgataaaaaaggaaaagtacgAGAGAGACAGGAGTCGGTGGAAAGTCGAAGTAAAATGGCTGCATTCTTGCCTGCGAGACAATTATGGGGATGGGCTGGTAGGGGTTACAGGAGACCTGGTGCAAAAGGAAGAGctaagaaacaatttttccGAGCCATTCAAAGGGGAAACGAAACTATTCAGATAGGTGATAGTGCAGTTTTCCTTTCTACTGGTAGACCAGATAGACCATACATAGGACGTATAGAGTCTATGTGGGAAACATCAAGTTCTAATATGATAGTTAAAGTTAAGTGGTTCTATCATCCTGAAGAAACAGTAGGATGTCCAACCAATCTAAAGTATCCg ggTGCTCTATTCGAATCCCCTCATATGGATGAAAATGATGTACAAACTATTTCGCACAAATGCGAAGTATTACCGTTGGACGAATATACAGAAAAACTGGGAAAAGAACCTCATAGATATCTTACCATctatgataacaacgatatctACTATTTGGCCGGATATTACGATCCGACGACGTACCTTCTATCTATGCAACCTGGGGTTGTTTGA